One stretch of Aquimarina sp. Aq107 DNA includes these proteins:
- a CDS encoding S41 family peptidase, with translation MMVIRKYIFLFLILSLCRFSSYSQDSELSIEYKKEVINTLSNLMNDKYVFPDIAKKTEEHVKEQLNKGHFDQFTSNESFATALTESVQSINNDKHMKIMSQPPYEAPAMTPERLIEEKIFNLKRKKEYNAGFNNVKILEGNVGYLDLRGFTYFKEGKIIADAYMKLIRNTDAVIIDLSKNGGGDPEMVQYLCSYFFKGDIHLNSLYFREGDRTIDFHTLDKVDGKKMIDVPLFVITSKRTFSGAEEFSYNMQTQKRATIIGQTTGGGANPGGTIPINEFLSVFIPTGKAINPITKTNWEGVGVVPEIKVSKDDSYSKAHELAKEGADQYRENLKELYTNTFIDLLSKLDKYDEVNSEKNILATLKKCKEKGFIEEWEINALGYQYMIEHKKPKIAVCIFKSNTILHPQSANGFDSYAEGLMNLGNYDESIKNYKKAVELAKTDNSPDLSVYQENLKKALQKK, from the coding sequence ATGATGGTAATTCGTAAATACATTTTTCTTTTTTTAATCCTATCACTATGTCGTTTTAGTAGTTATTCACAGGATAGTGAGTTAAGTATAGAATATAAAAAAGAGGTTATTAATACCTTGTCTAATTTGATGAATGATAAGTACGTCTTCCCTGATATTGCAAAAAAGACAGAGGAACATGTAAAGGAACAACTTAATAAAGGACACTTTGATCAGTTTACATCTAATGAAAGTTTTGCTACTGCTCTAACAGAATCGGTACAATCTATCAATAATGATAAGCATATGAAAATTATGAGTCAGCCTCCATATGAAGCTCCCGCGATGACTCCAGAACGACTTATTGAAGAGAAGATTTTTAACCTCAAAAGAAAAAAAGAATACAATGCTGGATTTAATAATGTTAAAATCCTTGAAGGAAATGTAGGGTATTTGGATTTAAGAGGTTTTACTTACTTTAAAGAAGGAAAAATAATTGCAGATGCTTACATGAAACTTATCAGAAATACAGATGCGGTAATAATTGACTTAAGTAAAAATGGTGGTGGAGATCCTGAGATGGTTCAATATTTATGTAGTTATTTTTTTAAAGGGGATATTCACTTAAACAGCCTTTATTTCAGAGAAGGTGATAGAACAATCGATTTTCATACACTTGATAAAGTAGATGGAAAAAAAATGATAGATGTTCCTTTATTTGTAATTACAAGTAAAAGAACATTTTCTGGTGCTGAAGAGTTTTCATATAATATGCAAACACAAAAGCGAGCGACTATTATAGGTCAAACTACAGGAGGAGGTGCTAATCCAGGTGGTACCATTCCAATTAATGAATTTTTAAGTGTTTTTATTCCAACTGGAAAAGCGATTAATCCGATTACTAAAACAAATTGGGAAGGCGTAGGTGTAGTTCCTGAAATTAAAGTAAGTAAAGATGATTCATATAGTAAAGCACATGAATTAGCAAAAGAAGGAGCGGATCAATATAGAGAGAATTTAAAAGAATTATACACTAATACTTTCATTGATCTTTTATCAAAATTAGACAAGTATGATGAAGTGAATTCTGAAAAAAATATATTAGCTACTTTAAAAAAATGTAAAGAAAAAGGATTTATTGAAGAATGGGAAATTAACGCATTAGGATATCAATACATGATAGAACATAAAAAACCAAAAATTGCAGTCTGTATATTTAAGTCCAATACTATTTTACATCCACAATCAGCAAATGGATTTGATAGCTACGCAGAAGGGTTAATGAATCTGGGGAACTATGATGAGTCTATAAAAAATTATAAAAAAGCAGTAGAGCTTGCAAAGACTGACAACTCTCCTGATCTTTCCGTATATCAAGAAAACTTAAAAAAAGCACTGCAGAAAAAGTAA
- a CDS encoding helix-turn-helix domain-containing protein gives MEYKETLPDHLFSHHIESYWHVFFEKQPTGNPLEMFLPTCTFNIIFIDSQCIVRSSLHTKWKRLNPGAYFIGQTNTSLSFKSKKAVNITGIRFKPFAFANLIKNPLIDFNDTIVNLENIFSLDNIAHLLIQRISMESKTAIQEQLINEFINGLLSKTMSVDESLRAQLNYIMFRHGSIQISELFEEFNVSKVTLHKHFINKVGLSPKKVSQIWRMNRILQLRKEFPDMNLTSIGLEAGFYDQAHFIKDFNAIFKITPFKFFAQKSNLVEIANLNIAKRFTNQYDPIIR, from the coding sequence ATGGAATACAAAGAAACATTACCAGATCATTTATTTTCTCATCATATAGAAAGTTATTGGCATGTTTTTTTTGAGAAACAACCAACAGGTAATCCTTTAGAAATGTTTCTGCCAACTTGTACATTTAATATAATATTTATTGATTCTCAATGTATTGTAAGAAGTAGTTTGCACACCAAGTGGAAACGTTTAAATCCCGGCGCTTACTTTATTGGACAAACAAATACTTCATTAAGTTTTAAGTCTAAAAAAGCTGTTAATATTACAGGAATAAGATTTAAACCATTTGCTTTTGCAAATCTTATTAAGAATCCACTCATAGATTTTAATGATACTATAGTTAATTTAGAAAATATTTTCTCTCTTGATAATATAGCACACTTACTTATCCAAAGAATTTCTATGGAAAGTAAAACTGCAATACAAGAACAACTTATTAATGAATTCATTAATGGTTTGTTATCAAAAACAATGTCAGTAGATGAAAGTTTAAGAGCTCAGTTAAACTATATAATGTTTAGACATGGTAGTATACAGATCAGTGAATTGTTTGAAGAATTTAATGTAAGTAAAGTTACTTTACATAAACATTTCATAAATAAAGTAGGGCTTTCTCCAAAAAAGGTTTCACAAATATGGAGAATGAATAGAATACTTCAACTAAGAAAAGAATTTCCTGACATGAATCTGACTTCTATAGGTTTAGAGGCCGGGTTTTATGATCAGGCACATTTTATTAAAGATTTCAATGCAATTTTTAAGATAACACCATTTAAGTTTTTTGCTCAAAAATCAAACTTGGTAGAAATTGCAAACCTTAATATTGCAAAACGATTTACCAATCAATACGATCCTATTATAAGATAA
- a CDS encoding amidohydrolase family protein, with product MKKKLFKFLKILLGILLFLRLIIMVGAFWPMPKLIPPAKYDTVLIKSINIIDVKSGQVLENRNVLIKDNIIVAIDSLEILVENSNSLIIDGANKYMIPGLWDMHTHSNQHSPWLHHPLYIANGITGIRDMSGQLDRKDSYWVGSKERLQWNAELSVHKRIMPRYVLQSSYQIDGASSVPDGFPDFFKLDTPEQVDSLLHFYKKEQVDFIKVYQQIPKESYKALAKKAPSYEMHIAGHKPMFLSLEEAVNLGQRSFEHGRIFMFESFPEADSLKNPNNWKSYFSKSKRRLVDEFDLKIATKLMKLMKSKNAHWTPTLQTLKFEANAHLENYVANPNLKYITGIRKRLWWGIDTNNNASRNMDDQTKDISQNFYKAAMNQVRLANSIGVPIMTGTDVTDSYIFAGFSIHEELMELTKSGLTNLEALQSATIVPAKYAEKEDFYGSIEKGKVADLVLLQHNPLENITYTSTIDGVFMNGVYYDSEKIIELKNFTESIAASFHMNSKVLLSFLKSPLIRVQFAD from the coding sequence ATGAAAAAGAAACTATTTAAATTTCTGAAAATTTTATTAGGTATTTTATTATTTCTAAGACTAATAATTATGGTTGGAGCTTTTTGGCCAATGCCAAAACTCATTCCTCCGGCAAAGTACGATACCGTACTTATAAAATCAATAAACATTATAGATGTAAAGTCTGGTCAAGTTTTAGAAAACAGAAATGTACTGATAAAAGATAATATCATTGTTGCCATTGATAGTTTAGAAATTTTAGTCGAAAATTCTAATTCATTAATAATTGATGGTGCTAATAAATATATGATCCCAGGTTTATGGGATATGCATACACATTCAAATCAGCATTCTCCTTGGTTACATCATCCACTTTACATAGCCAATGGTATTACAGGAATTAGAGATATGTCTGGGCAATTAGATCGTAAAGATAGCTATTGGGTAGGCAGTAAAGAACGGTTGCAATGGAATGCTGAATTGAGTGTGCATAAAAGAATTATGCCTAGATATGTTTTACAAAGTAGTTATCAAATAGATGGAGCTTCTAGTGTACCTGATGGATTTCCAGATTTTTTTAAACTAGATACCCCAGAACAAGTAGATTCATTGTTACATTTTTATAAAAAAGAACAGGTAGATTTTATTAAGGTATATCAGCAAATACCAAAAGAATCATACAAAGCCTTGGCTAAAAAAGCACCATCGTATGAAATGCATATTGCTGGGCATAAACCAATGTTTCTTAGTTTAGAGGAGGCTGTTAATTTAGGACAACGTAGTTTCGAACATGGGCGTATTTTTATGTTCGAATCATTTCCGGAAGCAGATAGTTTAAAGAATCCTAATAATTGGAAAAGCTATTTTTCTAAATCGAAGAGAAGGTTAGTTGATGAATTTGATCTAAAGATAGCTACTAAGCTTATGAAATTAATGAAATCGAAAAATGCACATTGGACACCAACCCTACAAACACTAAAGTTTGAAGCGAATGCACATCTCGAAAATTATGTAGCGAATCCTAATTTAAAATATATAACAGGAATTAGAAAAAGGTTATGGTGGGGTATAGATACTAATAATAATGCTTCAAGAAATATGGATGATCAGACTAAAGATATAAGCCAAAATTTTTACAAAGCAGCAATGAATCAAGTGAGATTGGCTAATAGCATCGGAGTGCCAATAATGACGGGAACAGATGTAACAGATTCGTATATATTTGCAGGGTTTAGTATTCATGAAGAATTGATGGAGTTAACAAAAAGTGGATTAACAAACCTTGAAGCTCTGCAAAGTGCTACAATAGTGCCTGCTAAGTATGCAGAAAAAGAAGATTTTTATGGGAGTATAGAAAAAGGAAAAGTAGCCGATTTGGTTTTGTTACAGCATAATCCTCTAGAAAATATTACTTATACTAGTACAATTGATGGAGTATTTATGAATGGGGTCTATTACGACTCAGAAAAAATAATTGAACTAAAAAACTTTACAGAGTCAATTGCTGCTAGCTTCCATATGAATAGCAAAGTACTCTTAAGTTTTTTAAAAAGCCCTCTTATAAGAGTACAATTTGCAGACTAA
- a CDS encoding nuclear transport factor 2 family protein: MYKDNIKDIENVITNYFEGIFYGEVDKLAPCFTDSAFIYGDINGVPYKKSVIEYLDGVKERKSLNDLNEMFKMEVVGIDIIGNVAMVKLRVPMLGYNYYDYLSLAKVNDNWKIVNKIFTHVA, from the coding sequence ATGTATAAAGACAATATAAAAGACATTGAAAATGTAATAACGAATTATTTTGAAGGCATTTTTTATGGAGAGGTTGATAAACTAGCTCCTTGTTTTACTGATAGTGCATTTATCTATGGTGATATAAACGGAGTTCCTTATAAGAAAAGCGTGATAGAATATTTGGATGGTGTTAAAGAAAGAAAAAGCCTTAATGATTTAAACGAAATGTTTAAAATGGAAGTTGTAGGGATTGATATTATTGGAAATGTGGCTATGGTAAAACTGCGAGTACCTATGCTAGGCTATAACTATTATGATTATTTATCGCTAGCGAAAGTGAATGACAACTGGAAAATTGTAAACAAAATTTTTACGCATGTAGCCTAA
- a CDS encoding SDR family NAD(P)-dependent oxidoreductase, whose amino-acid sequence MKNKTVIITGASTGIGKAIAAYFIEQNSNVVMNSSNKENLQKTYEELGSPKNAVYLAGDISKQFTGRELIHLAKENFGSVDVLINNAGLFAPKPFLDVQEEDLELYWNVNLKGTYFTSQAAISEMIKQKNGSIINIGTVLVDHAIDGFPATAPLTSKGAIHSLTRQLATEFGKNNIKVNTIAPGIIRSPLQGKMGIEDADSLAGLHLLNRIGEAKEIAEAAYYLASSDFITGETINVAGGHTVGHAI is encoded by the coding sequence ATGAAAAACAAAACAGTAATTATTACAGGAGCCTCTACAGGTATTGGAAAAGCTATAGCAGCTTATTTTATTGAGCAAAATAGTAATGTAGTTATGAACTCATCTAATAAAGAGAATTTACAAAAAACGTATGAAGAACTTGGATCACCAAAAAATGCAGTGTATTTAGCTGGAGATATTAGTAAACAGTTTACAGGTCGGGAACTAATACATCTGGCTAAAGAAAATTTTGGTTCTGTAGATGTCTTAATAAATAATGCAGGTCTATTTGCTCCAAAACCTTTTTTAGACGTCCAAGAAGAAGATTTAGAGCTTTATTGGAATGTAAATTTAAAAGGAACCTACTTTACGTCACAAGCTGCAATCTCTGAAATGATAAAACAAAAAAATGGTTCTATTATAAATATCGGAACTGTGCTAGTAGATCACGCTATTGATGGTTTTCCTGCAACCGCGCCGTTAACGAGTAAGGGAGCTATTCATTCATTAACTAGACAGTTAGCAACAGAGTTTGGTAAAAATAATATTAAAGTAAATACCATAGCTCCTGGTATCATTAGAAGTCCATTACAAGGAAAAATGGGAATTGAAGATGCTGATAGTTTAGCTGGATTACATTTATTAAACCGTATAGGAGAAGCTAAGGAAATAGCAGAAGCTGCCTACTATTTGGCATCTTCTGATTTTATCACAGGTGAGACTATTAACGTAGCTGGAGGTCATACAGTTGGACACGCTATTTAA
- a CDS encoding 4-oxalocrotonate tautomerase family protein, whose product MPYINIKVTDEQVTKEQKRLLIVGTTQLLADVLDKNPKTTHVVIEEIPIDNWGVDAKQYSNSEKFKS is encoded by the coding sequence ATGCCTTACATCAACATCAAAGTTACCGATGAACAGGTAACCAAAGAACAAAAGCGTCTGTTAATTGTAGGTACAACACAATTGCTTGCAGATGTATTGGACAAGAACCCTAAAACCACACACGTGGTTATAGAAGAAATCCCTATTGATAATTGGGGAGTAGATGCAAAACAATATTCAAACTCAGAAAAATTTAAGTCATGA
- a CDS encoding Crp/Fnr family transcriptional regulator — MKHPLRQHIEEIIELTDEEFDFVLGHFETTKKRKHQYLVQEGEVVKKEYWITQGCVKSYFLDDNGKEHILRFAMEQWWITDYESFVKQTPSNIYIDCIEDCEFLYISFENRDKLTSQMHKMERFWAKKSKFGRIALQKRILSLLKNSAKERYDLLLEQYPQLFQRVPKKLIASYLGVSRETLSRLNS, encoded by the coding sequence ATGAAGCACCCTTTAAGACAACATATTGAAGAGATAATTGAGTTAACGGATGAAGAATTTGATTTTGTTTTAGGTCATTTTGAAACCACAAAAAAACGAAAACATCAATATCTTGTTCAGGAAGGAGAGGTAGTAAAAAAAGAGTATTGGATAACTCAAGGATGTGTAAAAAGTTATTTTTTAGATGACAATGGTAAGGAACATATTCTTCGGTTTGCAATGGAACAATGGTGGATTACCGATTATGAATCTTTTGTAAAACAAACCCCATCAAACATATATATTGACTGCATAGAAGATTGTGAGTTTTTATACATTTCTTTTGAGAACAGGGATAAGCTTACATCTCAAATGCATAAAATGGAACGGTTTTGGGCAAAAAAAAGTAAGTTTGGACGTATTGCTTTACAAAAAAGAATCCTTTCATTGTTAAAAAATTCTGCTAAAGAACGGTATGATTTACTACTAGAACAATATCCTCAACTATTTCAAAGAGTCCCTAAAAAACTTATAGCTTCTTACTTAGGGGTTTCTAGAGAAACCTTGAGTAGACTTAACTCATAG
- a CDS encoding thioredoxin family protein, whose protein sequence is MKKSNIILGMILILCSFLVTNSIYAQDRKGPPPNGERKGPPRGGHGPEQTKTLEEIGGYKIGETASDFRLKNVDGTMFSLSNIDNAKGYIVVFTCNECPFAKMYEDRLIQIHNQYAPEGYTVVAINPNVSESNTKENFKAMQNRSKEKEFPFVYLADEQHNVFPKYGAVRTPHVFLLDKERKVQYIGTIDDNARSANDVKVKYLENAIEALQKGEKPKVNFTKAIGCPVKAI, encoded by the coding sequence ATGAAAAAAAGTAATATCATTTTAGGAATGATTCTAATTTTGTGCAGTTTTTTAGTCACTAATAGTATATATGCTCAAGACCGAAAAGGCCCACCACCTAATGGAGAACGTAAAGGACCTCCAAGAGGAGGACACGGTCCAGAACAAACAAAAACGCTAGAGGAAATAGGTGGTTACAAAATTGGAGAAACTGCATCGGATTTTAGGCTTAAAAATGTGGATGGCACTATGTTTTCTTTATCCAATATTGATAATGCAAAAGGTTACATCGTAGTATTTACTTGTAATGAGTGCCCATTTGCAAAAATGTATGAAGACCGATTAATTCAAATTCACAATCAATACGCTCCAGAAGGTTATACTGTAGTTGCAATTAATCCAAATGTTAGCGAGTCTAATACAAAAGAAAATTTCAAAGCGATGCAAAATAGGTCTAAAGAAAAAGAGTTCCCTTTTGTATATCTAGCGGATGAACAACATAATGTATTTCCAAAATATGGAGCTGTAAGAACTCCTCATGTTTTTCTTTTGGATAAAGAAAGGAAAGTACAGTATATAGGTACTATAGACGACAACGCAAGATCAGCTAATGATGTGAAGGTGAAATATCTTGAAAATGCGATAGAAGCACTTCAAAAAGGTGAAAAACCAAAGGTTAATTTTACTAAAGCTATAGGATGTCCTGTTAAAGCGATTTAA
- a CDS encoding TlpA disulfide reductase family protein, translating to MHKNIHLIIPFLFFGFTTEINSDVVFENVDQLDIPIYDFDSLEPLLYTKTNKTHIINFWAMWCAPCVKELPVFQEYEKNNPDVEMILVSLDFPEDIETKLKPFLKKKRISSKVVLLSDPDANSWINKIDPNWSGAIPFTIIFNNQKRSYHERSFDNIKDLEKIINTTINNK from the coding sequence ATGCATAAAAATATTCATTTAATTATTCCTTTTCTGTTTTTTGGATTTACTACTGAAATTAACTCAGATGTGGTATTTGAAAACGTAGATCAATTAGATATTCCCATCTATGACTTTGATTCATTAGAACCTCTGTTGTACACGAAAACCAATAAAACTCATATTATTAATTTTTGGGCTATGTGGTGTGCTCCATGCGTCAAAGAACTGCCTGTTTTTCAGGAATATGAAAAAAATAATCCTGATGTAGAAATGATATTAGTAAGTCTTGATTTTCCAGAAGATATTGAGACAAAACTTAAACCTTTTTTAAAGAAAAAAAGAATTTCATCAAAAGTTGTTCTGTTAAGCGATCCAGATGCAAATAGTTGGATAAATAAAATTGATCCCAATTGGTCAGGAGCTATTCCTTTTACAATAATATTTAATAACCAAAAGAGATCTTATCATGAGCGGTCTTTTGATAATATTAAAGACTTAGAAAAAATAATTAATACCACTATAAATAATAAATAA
- a CDS encoding DUF2911 domain-containing protein, which yields MKNTILFALTLLFTTTLIGQISKLKNPKLSPFQKTEIKLGIVDVSLEYSRPSMRGRKIFGVLEPYDKIWRTGANKNTKIVFSDYVIIGDVEVAPGIYTIFTKPSMDIWDVYFHAEIDEYGVPETFDPKNSVVQLNVPVIKLDKELETLAITFDNLTANTAILSISWEKTKVEIPIKIPTDKILKNYLSEKNTALSREYSLAAYIYFDKEKNSKKALVAIEKSIEIEEKGMPFELWLENVNLEDRRLAYNYYLKSNILNDLDKKEQAIQSAKKSLIIAKKIKSEYYINSNTENIRKWSK from the coding sequence ATGAAAAACACTATTTTATTCGCTTTAACTCTATTATTTACTACTACATTAATAGGACAGATTTCTAAATTAAAAAACCCAAAACTAAGTCCTTTTCAGAAAACAGAAATTAAGCTAGGTATTGTAGATGTTTCTTTAGAATATTCACGTCCTTCGATGCGTGGAAGAAAAATCTTTGGAGTTTTGGAACCGTATGATAAAATTTGGCGAACTGGAGCAAATAAAAATACTAAAATAGTTTTTTCCGATTATGTCATAATTGGAGATGTTGAAGTAGCTCCTGGAATATACACTATTTTCACAAAGCCATCAATGGATATTTGGGACGTTTATTTTCATGCCGAAATAGATGAGTATGGCGTGCCAGAAACGTTTGATCCTAAAAATAGCGTTGTACAACTTAATGTTCCCGTAATTAAGTTGGATAAAGAATTAGAGACCCTAGCAATAACATTTGATAATTTAACAGCTAATACTGCGATTTTGAGTATTTCTTGGGAAAAAACAAAAGTTGAAATACCTATTAAAATTCCTACTGATAAAATTTTAAAAAATTACCTTTCTGAAAAGAATACTGCACTTTCACGAGAATATAGTTTAGCAGCTTACATATACTTTGATAAGGAAAAAAATAGCAAAAAAGCGCTTGTAGCAATTGAAAAATCTATTGAGATAGAGGAGAAAGGAATGCCGTTTGAACTATGGCTTGAAAATGTAAATTTAGAAGATAGACGATTAGCATACAACTACTACCTTAAATCAAATATATTAAATGATTTAGATAAAAAAGAACAAGCCATACAGTCAGCAAAAAAATCTTTAATTATTGCAAAAAAAATAAAAAGTGAATATTATATAAATAGTAATACTGAAAATATTAGAAAGTGGAGTAAGTGA